The sequence ttttttttgaaagaccgcgaaaaaaattgagcgagagtgaaagtCATGCTcagataatccgcaacccagataaaccgcagccggataatcaggagtctgctgtatttagaGCGGCAGATTATTTTGATGAGCTCCTAAAGTCATATGGTcattagatttttcaattttcttcctattttttaatttattttatcaagtaCTGGGTGATATCTCATCCTTTTTTGCGACACTGGTCTTATTCAATTTATCGTCTATGTccataaaaatttctaatttagtATTTAACAtgactcttttcttcttcttttatcGTCTTTCATAGTGATCAATATCACAAGGCCATCTATACGATTGCACACTTGTGTAATGCAGCACTAGATGGAAAAGAAAACTGCCAGAGACTGGTAAAGATGGGAAGGGTCGATGGGGGGTGTGGAGAGTCTAGCAAGAGGGGATTGGAGTTGCATTAAGGGGATTGATTTTGCCCAGCCCATGTCAGGGGTAGGAGCTTGCATATTCTTGTAGTCTGAGAAAAGGAGTTCCGGTGCTTATGATTCATTTCTCCTCTTGCATTTGTGGGAAAAACAATTGGATATTGTGAGAGCTCTCAGCATcttaaaatgaatatgatatttCACACTGTTTCATAACAACTTAGCGCAGATTGAAAATATAGAGTATATTTTTCTCCTAAACCAACATTGTTATTAGTGGGACTCATTCCAGTATGCCTTTGTTAAAAGCAGAATGCTTTACATGACAGAAAGGCTGTTTTTCATAGGGAATGGCTTTCATTTTGTTAGAACAGGGACTTCGTTTTAAGCAGGCTCATTAGAAGTGGGTCCCACTGTATagcttttattgtttttgttaatgTGGATGGATAAATTTCTTCTTGTTTGACGTAGGTCTCTTAACGTACACCCTTAATCAGTGGTAAATGCTGCTTCGTGTCATGTTATGTATGGCAGTAtatagggtgtcccatttatcttgaccacccgaaataaccttttttccagatgtaaattcaaaaatgtgtcaagcaaatgtccattagccgtcaggggaacATTAATtggcatgattgccttccttgtagctttgttatttacaaagatatgaacagcggtatgtcgtTTTAAAATGgcactctatattttttattcagcaattcatttcctctcctaaagacttattcaaaaatgtacctcagtggaccattaacataaacacagtgttatgaaaaatgattgactcaatagcacttagtgcaggtacgcgggtattggaactactccaccagttattcataaaaaatatagggtgccatttaaaagagacataccgctgttcatatctttgtaaataacaaagctacaaggaaggcagtcatgctgattaatgtccccctgatggcttatgaacatttgctttaCACATTTTTggatttccatctggacaaaaagttattgggggtggtcaagataaatgggacaccctgtatagtacCATTTCCTCCAAAGTCATCAAAATCCTCATTGTTTGCATAAGTGGAAGGAAGTTGCATTGGTAGCTTAAGTGGTCAAGATGGCTGGCTCTGGGTTAGAGTTCATGAGATCTGCCTTTGAATCCCAGTCagagcaaatgatttttcctgcaTGGGAAATTTTGCACCATCACTTAAGTGTCTGTATTTTTAAGTTAACAGTAATCAGTGAAAATGAATCTGTTTTGATTAGTATTAATTCTTGAAATTTCCTCTTGTGTGTGCAGGTGGAGCATGAGTGTGATGGATTGCAGTATCAGGTGGAAGTGCGCAATATAACTCAAAAGATAAGCAGCCTTAGTGAGAAGTTGGACTCGGTGGGTGCTCTAGGTGAACCTAGGGAGAATGCatttttagcatgtgaattcaaATTGAATGGACGATCAAGTGCTGATAGTCATCGTTTCCATGGAAACACCACTGTTCCTGCTGCTTCAGAGGTAGCGGGTGAGAGGGAGACCAGTCTATCAGAGATTCAATCATTTTTGAATAGCTTTGGCAGTGTAAGAACTAGCACAACCTTTCCTGGTTTGTGCAGCCTGGTGCTGGAGAATCAAAGACCAATGATGAGCAGTAGTTTGGATAGTGAAGCTGCAGCTCCAATGATTGCAAGGCTGGAGGTTATAGCTACTTTGCATACAGTAGACTATCACGGTATTCCTCGGACAACTGGGGGTGATCCATTGACTGCAAAGTTAGTCTGGAATGGGAATGGAGAGAACGCAGTCGATGCCACTGAACTACAGTTTGATGTTCGGATATCGGATGTTGGCAATGGAACGTACCTTATAGCTTTTAGGCCCCCTTATGCTGGTAGTTACTCTTTACATGTTTCTGTCCTCGACCGTGCTATACGTGACTGTCCGCTTTGCTTTGAGGCAACTGAACACAATAACCCTGTTGCTGTATTTGGGTGCCGTGGTTCAGGCAAGGATGGCTTCCATCAGCCGGTTGCAGTTGCCGTCGACGACACTCACGATGCTGTGGAAGGTGGACTTGTCTATGTAGTAGATGCAGGTAACTCACGAATTAAGGTTTTAACTACAGATTTGGAGTTTGTTCGGCATATTGAGTGTGAGGACTTGGCTGGCCGTAGCTGTACGGGTGTGGCATTGGTGAGGAAGCAAGAGAATGGCAAAGCAGCCAATGGTAAGAGGAGTCCATGTAACTTGGTGTTGGTCAATTGGAGAACAAAAGTGATTTCAGAAATTACATCAGATGGTGAAACTGTTCGCTCTTTTTCGTACCCATCATTTGTTGAGCCTGTTGCGGTTGCGGTTGACTCACGTGGTCACATTCTGGTGGCTGACAATGGAACTGCCTCAGTGATTGCATTTGACTGTGAGGGTAAAGTTCTCTTTGTGATTGGTGGCAAGAACTCAAGCGATGATAACTTGGAGAAGGTGGGACCAAGTCGTGCTCACGGAGCAGCGACGTCGAGTCGAGCCAGTCATGGCAGGTCAGGAGCAGCAGCGTGTGGTGGGGGTGTGAGTGCAGGGGAGAGGAGTAAAGGGCATTTTGGCTTGATCTCATCTGTGGCCATCGGTCCGGCTGATGAAATAATTGTGTCCGATTCTAGAATCCAGGTGTTTTCCAGCTCAGGGGAATATCTTCGAGAGGTGGAAGCGCATGGTGAGTACTTCGTTTGTTTAGTTGTGAATCTGTTTAATCATCTTGTTTTAATTATTCCAATTTCCCTTCCGTTTTCATGATATctatcaaatgaatgaaatttgaagcttaatcaaaaacatttttttaacaatttttgtaCCAAATTACAAATAGATTCAATGCAGAGTTTTGAAATTCCAATTTTATTGTGGTTGCATTCAGTATACATATTGtgatttattttgatataaagTACATGATaagtaataaaatcaactgatttgggcgttacttggtggaacgatgaaatattcatggtgaaacaaaacacagtactattccacaaacttctCTTCGGCTGCCGGACTCCtaggctgttaaaataaaagtttgtggaatagtactgtgttttgtttcaccatgaatacatGATAAGTTCTTTTGTTAGATATTCTTCTTTGTAAGAACTTATTTATTTCAGCTATTTTGGCATTAATCTCTAAAATTCCATTGTAAGCACATGTGCTTGAGATCTCAATGCTTCAAATTTTACTGTTTATTAAGGTTCATGGCAGTATAAGTTCTCTAACGGCTGGTCGTTTCTTTTGCGATTCAGGACGAGGGAAATATGGAGCTGCCACGGTTGATCCAGGGGGCCGTCTTCTTGCCATACATTCGGATAAGTCTCGGCATGAATTGCAAGTGATCTCATTGGGGAAGGAGTCTGAGTGTGGGCGGATATCTAGGGGAGTGGCACGTGATCCTTTGCTCTCAACCGTGGACTCGCACGGATCACGCCTACGGCGACCAAGTGCAGTCGCTGTGACGACTGACTGCCATGCTTTTATTGTGGACCTAGGCAATGACTGTGTGAAGAAGTACCAGTATTGGTAGTGCTGCCAATCAAACTGTGCATTCCAGGAGATTAGGAAATTaggtattattatttataattgagCTCACATTTATTTTCAGCTGCTGCTCTGTCTTGGCTGATATCATCTGTCATCCTCTATTTCCATCCTATTTATTTAGAGAAACTGCAGCATTCAGCAGACTGAGAGGAATTGAcctatttatttcttattcagTACATTTTGTTGAATATTCTATATGCAATCTGACCACAAGTTTTATATGCAAgtatttgaagaatttaaatgcaatggAAACAATATCAAGGTTCTTCATCTCTCTCTCAAATTTTCAGCCTAGGCATGAAAACCTGGTTATAATTGGTAAAATGGGATTTCAATACCAAGTTTATGTGAAAGTGATGGAATCATTGTCTTTTTGTTCTAATTTATGGTTCGTAGTGTCATGCTGTGCAAGCACTGAGCTTGGTGGTCAGGATTGAATTGCCAAATTTTAATGATGAGTTGATTCCTCTGTTTTGTCTCTTCCAGTCCTGAGTTTGGTTCCTAGTGTTGGTTCTTGGTCCCAGTTCCTAGTCAAATGTTtcatattaattgaattattttcaaaatctttcaATGGTTTTCATCGTCAGCTTATATTTATTAGTGCCTCAATAATACTTCAAGTTAACTCAAAAGTGATTGAATCCATAGCATCACTCTTATTTATGTAATGTTGATTGTAttctagaaaatttttcaaatggagttttccacaaattacTTCTGTGCAGATTCTATTTAGCTTTGGTTTGAATCCTTTTCTGAGCTCAAGAACTGGTAGAATCGAGAACCGAAGAACCAACTCAACCCATACCTACAAAATTTCAATGTATTCTTAGTGTGTAGGAGAAATAAAGGGCAagtttatttcagaaaaaaacttctGTCTCCAAAACTTAGTGTTGGGGAACTTCTGTGATAGCCATTATTCTTCCTAACCCATTCACAATCATTTGCCCTCAAATCATAATTAGTTCATAAGATCAGTCTCTCATCCTCTGTCTGCTTCTTACATCTACACGCAATTTTTTTGTGTCCATGTGTGTCTCTTACAAGACTTAAAGTTACCAAAAAGGAGGATGCGCTTGGCTGGGAAGTCTGCAAAGATGCAACTCTTAGGCAATATCTGAAACACATTGTCCTTTTGAGCTCTTGGGCTGATATTAAATACATTCTCGATTAATTCCTTGAAAGATATGAATGGATGGGCACCCCCAGGAGGGCATGCGTATTTTGAGGTgaaatatccatttattttttcaccgatGCTTATTGCTAGTAGGTACTGTTCTTATTTCATCTCAAAATTCAAGATTATTAAGGTGACACaattttgaaatggaataatGTGCATTCTGGGATCTCAGTGAAGGATTTTATCCATTCAGAGCAATAATCCTTAATATTTTACAGCAAATTGTTTACATAAATGAATGGCAAATGATAATAAGTTTCTTGAAGAGTTCTTGTATCCTCAGGGAATTTTATACATTTTCGGTATTTAGTGTCTTGTTTTTTTACCTtgccaatttttcaaaatttgttttaccaTGGAAAAAATCTTGAATTGTCAGGAACTGGGTGGAGTCATAGGGTGATAATGGATCAATTTTGTGAGGGATACACAAGGTAGGTAGAAATAGAATTTTCCTGGAAGTGCACCAATGATATTCACTCAGAATGGATGGTGAAACTTGGAGAGTATTTTTTCAAGTTGAATAATCTGTGTGTTTCATTAGTGATGCTAGTGATTGAAAATTGTATCACACCACTGTATGCTGAGCCTCTTTGATGTTTTTGCACTTGATTTAATTGCATTGTGTGGAAACCTAGGCTGTGAGGATTGTATTTTTTGGATAAGTGTGTCATTCTGCAAGCGCTTTGACACAAGAAGTTGTCTCATGGAATTGGGGATGTCTGACTGAATCATGTATCTGAATTGACATGCTTTCTGTGTGCCTGTAATGATAAAATGTGCTCTTTGTATTTTGTGAGCCAGAGTCCCTCACTAGACTCCTGCCAAGAGAGATATTAAGGGTAAGTCTGAGCCTTTCCAATGAAGCATTTAAGTATTGGTCtgttgaaagttttctttgtccAATTTTAGACTGTCtgagaatattttaatacattatttgACAAATGAATGTAATGATAATCGCTGGAATTACATTATGTTTTGAACCTGATTTGGTTTTGATCTATGCTGACCATTACTAATGATAGCTCATGAAATTGCTCAATTTTACTAGTTGAAGATATGCCTGCCTTACTCTGTATCACTTTTTACAGCTGTACACTTTTGATTGAAAGGTGCTGATGGGAACATAAATGTcacatatgcatatttatggttgcTTTGGGACAAGGTACATTTGCATATCTTGTGAATAATAATGAGTAGGTCTAATTTCAGTCCTTGCCAGCATATGCTACAGCTTGGTGTCCAATTTGGGAAACACAGGGTACAGAGATTTCGGTCAAATTATGCTTTGTTGTGAGTAGTTGGTGGCAAGGCCTGAATGACACTCATTTTGAGTGTAATGC comes from Ischnura elegans chromosome X, ioIscEleg1.1, whole genome shotgun sequence and encodes:
- the LOC124170685 gene encoding tripartite motif-containing protein 2-like, which encodes MSMNSTLVETVSINYEDFNESFLTCGTCLCMYDGGEHTPKLLQCSHTVCLHCLSRIAASQTRDTGAFRCPICRELIPIPRGGVSALPPSFLVNQLLDLMSRQRREVVPKCSVHINQELLFCETCDTVFCTQCTNTSGGFSAGVHGASSSSNSGSCEHTVIPFSIAIKRMSEILLYKANECISKLGLAQEAVSDELRKLNTCAERCVEHANHTFDEVIRLAEERRQEVISSIRRVQESKRGVLEEQLALVEAEKNKVEHECDGLQYQVEVRNITQKISSLSEKLDSVGALGEPRENAFLACEFKLNGRSSADSHRFHGNTTVPAASEVAGERETSLSEIQSFLNSFGSVRTSTTFPGLCSLVLENQRPMMSSSLDSEAAAPMIARLEVIATLHTVDYHGIPRTTGGDPLTAKLVWNGNGENAVDATELQFDVRISDVGNGTYLIAFRPPYAGSYSLHVSVLDRAIRDCPLCFEATEHNNPVAVFGCRGSGKDGFHQPVAVAVDDTHDAVEGGLVYVVDAGNSRIKVLTTDLEFVRHIECEDLAGRSCTGVALVRKQENGKAANGKRSPCNLVLVNWRTKVISEITSDGETVRSFSYPSFVEPVAVAVDSRGHILVADNGTASVIAFDCEGKVLFVIGGKNSSDDNLEKVGPSRAHGAATSSRASHGRSGAAACGGGVSAGERSKGHFGLISSVAIGPADEIIVSDSRIQVFSSSGEYLREVEAHGRGKYGAATVDPGGRLLAIHSDKSRHELQVISLGKESECGRISRGVARDPLLSTVDSHGSRLRRPSAVAVTTDCHAFIVDLGNDCVKKYQYW